The region GTGAACTGGAAGATTGGCCGGTAGGCCACCGACCCGTCCGGGGCCGCGAACTTCGTATTCCCAACCACCAGCGCGTCCGTCTTCACTGCAGCGTGGACAAACTCGTACTTCTGCCACCCAAAGCCACACCCCAACAGCACGAGGACGAGCCCACCCCTATCAACAATCGTCCGATCGCGCCAAGATCCCGCATCGCTCGAATCTAGCACCCGCACCTATACTCAAACCATGCTCTCGCCCGTCTTCTTTGAGGCTGCCGGCCTCTTGCTCGGTCTGCTCTTCGGCAGCTTTTTGAATGTCTGCATCTCGCGTCTGCCGCAGCACCAGTCCGTCGTCACGCCGCGGTCAAAGTGCCCGGGCTGCGAGCATCCCATCCGTTGGTTCGACAATATTCCGCTGCTGAGTTGGGTTTTGCTGCGGGGGCGGTGCCGGGATTGCAAGGAGAGGATTTCATGGCGCTATCCGGCCGTTGAACTTGCGACCGGCCTCTGGTTCGCCCGCGCTGGAGCGCAGATACGAGAGCTTCATTATGTAAGCGCGTTCGGTTTAGGGCCGCTGAGCGGAAGCCAACTTTTGGAAGGCTACGTTCAGATTCTCGCGATCGCCGTCCTTGGCTTCCTCCTCATCGGCCTGATCGTTATGGACTGGCAGACCCAGCGCCTGCCTGACGCGTTCACCCTCGGCGGCATCTTTGCCGGACTGTTCCTGGTCTGCACCCAGGCCATCTTCCTGGGGCCGACCGAGGCGCAGATCAACCTGACCAGCCATCACCTGCGGATGTCCAGCCCGGGCTCGTTTGTGGGGCGTGGCAACGTCTTCCTGACGGGGCCCGAGCACCTCATCTTCGGGCGGCTGCTGGCCGTGGCCGGGATCGCGGCCATCCTGCTGACCATCCGGGCGCTCTACAAGGCCGTCCGGCACCGCGACGGGCTTGGGCTGGGCGACGTGAAGATGCTGGCCATGGTCGCCGCCTTTCTGGGCTTCTGGCCGACGATCCTAACACTGTTCCTGGGGACCTTTCTGGCCAGCGCCTACGCGATCCCGCTGGTCCTGCGCCGCCGGGCCAACGCGCTGACCAAGCTGCCCTTTGGCTCCTTCCTGGGCATCGCGGGCCTTCTTGCCGCGCTTTTTGCCGAGCCGATCCTGAACTGGTACGCCGGCCTGTTTCGTTGAACGTGGCGACCGGGCCTTCCATCTCACGCAAAAAGAGCGGCGATTTTCTGGGCGATTGCCGCACGCTAACCCCCACATCTCTTGACACTTGACGGCGACGCTCCTAGTCTCAAGACTGGCCATGCAGACATACCCCTACCTCTGGCAATACCTCCCTCTCGTCCTTCAGATCGTGGTCGCCATCGCACTTGCGGGCGGCATGGTTGGAGCGTCGTTCTTCGTCGGCAAGCATAAGAACTCCCGGACCAAGGCAGGCACGTACGAGTGCGGCATGGACCCGGTGGGCGACTCGCGCGGGCGGTTTTCCGTGCGGTTCTATATGGTTGCGATGCTGTTCATCCTGTTCGACGTGGAAGCCGTGTTCATGCTGCCGTGGGCTGTGATCTTCCGCAAGCTTCCCGGTTTGGGCTACTCCAAATACTTTGGCTTTAACGAGATGCTGGTTTATCTGGCGTTCGTCGGCGTGGGACTGTTTTATGTCTGGAAGAAGGGCATTCTGAACTGGGCGAACGATAAGGGAGATCTCTAATATGTACGATCCCGCCACCGCCCTGAAGGGTCTCGACGCTGTCAGCGAAGCTCACCCGGAGAACAAGGCGCTCATTGCGCTGAAGTCCATTGCGACCAATGCCAAGTTTGACCGCGAAGAGCTGACGATCGTCGTTCCCGGCGAGAGCATTATCGAAGCGACACAGGCCGTCAAGGCCGCCGGTTACAACTTTCTGGAGGACGTGACGTGCGTGGACTGGTATCCGTCCGAGCCGCGCTTTCAGGTGACGTACCACATTCTTTCGCATGCGTTGAAGACCCGCGTGCGGCTGCATGTGCTGCTCGATTCAGCTAGTCCCTCGGTCAACTCCATCGTGCCGGTGTGGCCTTCGGCCAACTTTTACGAGCGTGAGATCTTTGATCTGTTCGGCATCCACTTTGGCGGCCATCCCAACATGAAGCGCATCATGATGCCGGAAGACTGGCAGGGCCACCCACTGCGTAAGGACTATCCCGTGGAGGGATACAGATAATGGCTACCGCTCCTCCGATTGCTCCTGAAGATTTGATCAACCCGTCGATCGACGAGGTTCTGGCGGACTCCCGCGCGCACAACGCGCAGGGCGACCCCAAGGACCACACGATGGTGCTGAACATGGGCCCGCAGCACCCGAGCACGCATGGTGTTTTGCGGCTGGTGCTGGAGATCGACGGCGAATCCGTGGTGTCGTGCGCACCGGATATCGGGTATCTGCATACGGGTATCGAGAAGACGTGCGAGGCGAAGTTCTATCAGCAGGTGGTACCGCTGACGGATCGTATCGACTATCTGTGCCCGATGACGAATAATCTGGCGTACTGCCTGGGCGTGGAGAAGCTGCTCGGCCTGGAGATTCCGGAGCGGGCGATCTATCTGCGCGTGCTGCTGCAGGAGCTGACGCGGATTCAATCGCACCTGGTGTGGCTGGGCACGCACGCCATGGACGTGGGCGCGCTGACCGTTTTCCTCTATTGCTTCCGTGAGCGGGAGCAGTTGCTGCGGATCTTTGAGAACCTCTCCGGCCAGCGGATGATGACGAGCTATGTGCGGATCGGTGGGCTGTCGATGGAGCCGCCGCTTGATTTCTATAAGCAGTGCCAGGACTTCATCAACAGCTTTCCGAGCAAGATCGACGAGTATGAAGGGCTGCTGAACGCGAATCCGATCTGGAAGGGGCGGCTGCAAGGGGTTGGTTATCTCTCGCCTGAGGATGCGGTTGCGCTGGGCGTGACGGGGCCGCCGTTGCGTGCGAGCGGCGTCGACTGGGATCTGCGGCGGGATATGCCGTATGCGGGCTATGAGAAGTTCAAGTTCGACGTGCCGGTGTCCAAGGTGGGCGATGTTTGGGCCAGGTATGTGGTGCGGATGCAGGAGATGCGGGAGTCGCTGAAGATCTGCCAGCAGGCGCTGGATGGGATGCCGGCGGGACGCATTGTGGCTGACGCGCCGAAGATCATTCTGCCGGACCGGGAGCAGATGAAGACGCAGATGGAGTCGCTGATCCACCACTTCAAGATTGTGACGGAAGGGTTTGGGGTGCCGGCGGGCGAGGTCTACCAGGCGCTCGAAGCGCCGCGTGGTGAGATGGCTTATTACGTTGTGTCTGATGGCACGGCTAAGCCGTATCGGGTGCATATGCGGAATCCGGGATTTGCTACGCTGCAGGCGCTGGAGACGATGTGCAAGGGACGGCTGCTGGCGGATGTGGTGGCTGTGATCGGGTCGATCGATATTGTGCTGGGAGAGATCGATCGCTAAGCCGGGGGTGAGGGGATGAACGCTTCCCTTCACCGCGAACTCTGGACGTCTTGGGCTTCCCTGCTCCGGTCTTATGCAGCCATGGCGGGGCTCAACAGTGTGCACCACGCCGTCGTAGAGGTTGGGGCGAACGAGATTATCCTGCGGGTCGATACACGCTGGCTCCGCTTTACCGAAACCGAACAGCAGTCCAGTGAAGGTATGCAACAAGGCTTCGCGCTCAATGAAGATGGAACCGTCACCCTTGGCGGTAAGATAGAAGAAATGGATCTGACAGCAGAGCGAATTACACGGGAGATGATGCAGTGAGTGCAATCGCCAACACAATCTTTTCGCCGGAGATGGCGGCGAAGTTCGACCACCTCATCACCATCTACCCGCTGAAGCGCTCCGCCCTCGTCCCAATGCTGCTTTACGCGCAGGACGAACTCGGCTTTGTCTCTGAGCCTGCGATCAAGGAGATTGCACAGCGTCTGGACCTCTTCGATCTGGACGTACGCAACGTGCTTTCGTACTACTCCATGCTGCGGACCAAGCCGGCGGGCAAGTACAACGTGCAGGTGTGCACCAATATCTCCTGCATGCTGCGCGGTGGGTACGAGATCCTCGACCACTGCAAGGCGAAGCTGGGTATCGGGCATAAGCAGACCACGCCGGATGGGCAGTTTTCGCTTGAGGAAGTCGAGTGTATCGGAGCCTGTTGCTGGGCTCCCGCGATGCAGGTCAACTACGACTTTCATGACGATCTGACGACCGTGAAGGTCGACGACATCCTCGCCGAGTACGCCGCAGGCCGCGGAAAGGACGTCAAATAATGCCACGCAACGTCTCCCATCCTGATGAAGCGATCGTCCTCAAGCGCCGTTTCGGCCAGGGCGCAGCCAATATCGATAAGTACCTTGAACTGGACGGGTATAAGGCCGTTCAGATGGCCATCGCGCAAGGCCCCGAGATGCCTACTTGGATCATCAACGTCATGAAGGCCTCCGGTCTCCGTGGCCGTGGCGGTGCAGGCTTCCCCACCGGCCTGAAGTGGTCCTTCGTCCCCAAGGTCTCTGAGAAGCCCAAGTACGTGCTGGTGAACGGTGATGAGTCCGAGCCCGGCACCTGCAAAGACCACGTCATCTTCCTCGAAGACCCGCACGCCGTCATCGAAGGCACGATGATCGCAGGCCTGGCCATCGGCTCCAAGCTTGGCTTCATCTATCTTCGCGGTGAGTATCGCTACC is a window of Granulicella tundricola MP5ACTX9 DNA encoding:
- a CDS encoding prepilin peptidase; the encoded protein is MLSPVFFEAAGLLLGLLFGSFLNVCISRLPQHQSVVTPRSKCPGCEHPIRWFDNIPLLSWVLLRGRCRDCKERISWRYPAVELATGLWFARAGAQIRELHYVSAFGLGPLSGSQLLEGYVQILAIAVLGFLLIGLIVMDWQTQRLPDAFTLGGIFAGLFLVCTQAIFLGPTEAQINLTSHHLRMSSPGSFVGRGNVFLTGPEHLIFGRLLAVAGIAAILLTIRALYKAVRHRDGLGLGDVKMLAMVAAFLGFWPTILTLFLGTFLASAYAIPLVLRRRANALTKLPFGSFLGIAGLLAALFAEPILNWYAGLFR
- a CDS encoding NADH-quinone oxidoreductase subunit NuoE family protein, with the protein product MSAIANTIFSPEMAAKFDHLITIYPLKRSALVPMLLYAQDELGFVSEPAIKEIAQRLDLFDLDVRNVLSYYSMLRTKPAGKYNVQVCTNISCMLRGGYEILDHCKAKLGIGHKQTTPDGQFSLEEVECIGACCWAPAMQVNYDFHDDLTTVKVDDILAEYAAGRGKDVK
- a CDS encoding NADH-quinone oxidoreductase subunit C; the encoded protein is MYDPATALKGLDAVSEAHPENKALIALKSIATNAKFDREELTIVVPGESIIEATQAVKAAGYNFLEDVTCVDWYPSEPRFQVTYHILSHALKTRVRLHVLLDSASPSVNSIVPVWPSANFYEREIFDLFGIHFGGHPNMKRIMMPEDWQGHPLRKDYPVEGYR
- the nuoD gene encoding NADH dehydrogenase (quinone) subunit D, producing the protein MATAPPIAPEDLINPSIDEVLADSRAHNAQGDPKDHTMVLNMGPQHPSTHGVLRLVLEIDGESVVSCAPDIGYLHTGIEKTCEAKFYQQVVPLTDRIDYLCPMTNNLAYCLGVEKLLGLEIPERAIYLRVLLQELTRIQSHLVWLGTHAMDVGALTVFLYCFREREQLLRIFENLSGQRMMTSYVRIGGLSMEPPLDFYKQCQDFINSFPSKIDEYEGLLNANPIWKGRLQGVGYLSPEDAVALGVTGPPLRASGVDWDLRRDMPYAGYEKFKFDVPVSKVGDVWARYVVRMQEMRESLKICQQALDGMPAGRIVADAPKIILPDREQMKTQMESLIHHFKIVTEGFGVPAGEVYQALEAPRGEMAYYVVSDGTAKPYRVHMRNPGFATLQALETMCKGRLLADVVAVIGSIDIVLGEIDR
- a CDS encoding NADH-quinone oxidoreductase subunit A encodes the protein MQTYPYLWQYLPLVLQIVVAIALAGGMVGASFFVGKHKNSRTKAGTYECGMDPVGDSRGRFSVRFYMVAMLFILFDVEAVFMLPWAVIFRKLPGLGYSKYFGFNEMLVYLAFVGVGLFYVWKKGILNWANDKGDL